From Medicago truncatula cultivar Jemalong A17 chromosome 7, MtrunA17r5.0-ANR, whole genome shotgun sequence, a single genomic window includes:
- the LOC25497433 gene encoding uncharacterized protein encodes MAMTMGLSVCSIFKVSYNHNYNNKTVTVALQKKEKMSVPYNLKEGQSRIFHELPSGLNMEVIVQKKKKKNESESQCSPPLVFVHGSYHAAWCWAEHWFPFFSQSGYDCYALSLLAQGESDEPEDSVAGTLQTHARDVADFIHRNIQSPPILLGHSFGGLIIQYYISNLGNDKLKENLYPELRGAVLVCSVPPSGNSGLVWRYLISKPIAAFKVTYSLAAKGFQSSLSLCKETFFSATMEDHVVKRYQELMKESSRMPLFDLRKLNASLPVPLVPNLPVEVLVLGSNNDFIVDAEGLRETAQFYGVSPVSVEGLAHDMMLDTSWEKGAEVILSWLKGLHK; translated from the exons ATGGCAATGACAATGGGTCTTTCTGTgtgttcaattttcaaagtttctTATAATCATAATTACAACAATAAGACAGTAACAGTAGCATTAcagaagaaggagaagatgaGTGTTCCTTACAATCTAAAGGAAGGGCAATCTCGTATTTTCCATGAGCTTCCTTCTGGTTTGAACATGGAAGTCATTgttcagaagaagaagaagaagaatgaaagtgAAAGTCAGTGTTCACCACCTTTGGTATTTGTTCATGGAAGTTATCATGCTGCTTGGTGTTGGGCTGAACATTGGTTTCCTTTCTTTTCTCAATCTGGTTATGATTGTTATGCTCTTTCTTTGCTTGCACAG GGCGAAAGCGATGAACCAGAAGATTCGGTTGCTGGTACGCTTCAG ACACATGCAAGAGATGTTGCAGATTTTATTCATCGAAATATTCAATCGCCACCCATCTTGCTCGGACATTCATTTGGAGGACTTATTATTCAGTATTATATTTCCAATTTAGGAAATGACAAACTCAAAG AAAATTTATACCCGGAGCTTAGAGGAGCTGTCCTTGTTTGTTCTGTACCTCCTTCTGGTAATAG tgGACTAGTTTGGCGATATCTAATTTCGAAGCCAATTGCTGCCTTCAAg GTGACTTACAGCTTGGCAGCAAAAGGTTTTCAaagctctctctctctttgCAAGGAGACATTTTTCTCAGCCACAATGGAGGATCATGTTGTTAAAAG ATATCAAGAACTAATGAAAGAAAGTTCACGGATGCCATTGTTTGATTTAAGAAAGTTGAATGCTTCCCTACCAGTTCCTTTGGTGCCAAATCTCCCTGTTGAAGTTCTTGTTTTGGGTTCAAACAATGACTTCATTGTG GATGCAGAGGGACTCAGAGAAACCGCACAGTTTTATGGTGTGTCGCCAGTATCTGTTGAAGGACTTGCTCATGACATGATGTTGGACACTTCATGGGAGAAAGGTGCAGAAGTTATTCTTTCATGGCTGAAGGGTTTACACAAGTAG
- the LOC25497432 gene encoding F-box/kelch-repeat protein At3g23880 isoform X2, producing MKEHSMSVLKDFITKHNVPQDVSGELLEDLVMTPYHNTVSFQPLVEETTISVHKPPPEICIPFDLVKEILCRLPVKFLLQFRCVCKSWNFLISNDPKFAKKHLHMMSTTKHHYLLTTTWIIAKELEVMSYPFDSLQLDSIFTSNPTQLDYSPIIPTSNDGLVASCDGLLCFAINQRLAVLYNPCIRKIKKLPFIDLPRVQGSTVYAFGYDPFIDNYKVVAVFWYGSYHRAYKTQVEVHTLAPTLGEGLRTSLLMFVWNDMEYS from the coding sequence ATGAAAGAACATAGCATGTCCGTATTGAAGGATTTCATAACAAAGCATAATGTTCCTCAAGATGTTTCGGGTGAGTTGTTAGAAGATTTAGTAATGACTCCATACCACAACACCGTTTCTTTTCAACCACTGGTGGAGGAAACAACTATCTCAGTTCACAAGCCGCCACCGGAAATCTGTATTCCGTTTGATCTCGTGAAAGAAATCTTGTGTAGACTCCCAGTGAAATTCCTCCTACAATTCCGTTGCGTCTGTAAGTCGTGGAATTTTCTAATCTCAAATGATCCCAAATTCGCCAAAAAACACCTTCACATGATGTCAACAACCAAACACCACTACCTCCTCACAACCACATGGATCATCGCAAAAGAGTTAGAGGTAATGTCTTATCCATTCGATTCTCTTCAACTCGACTCAATTTTCACCTCCAATCCCACACAACTCGATTACTCTCCCATTATTCCAACATCCAACGATGGCCTCGTTGCTTCTTGCGACGGTCTCCTTTGTTTCGCCATTAATCAACGTCTCGCTGTTCTCTATAACCCTTGcattagaaaaataaagaaattaccCTTTATTGATCTTCCACGAGTACAAGGTTCAACTGTATATGCTTTTGGATATGATCCTTTCATTGATAATTACAAGGTTGTTGCTGTTTTTTGGTATGGTTCTTATCACAGGGCTTACAAAACTCAAGTTGAAGTTCATACTTTGGCACCAACTCTTGGAGAAGGATTAAGGACTTCCCTTCTAATGTTCGTTTGGAACGACATGGAATATTCGTAA
- the LOC25497432 gene encoding F-box/kelch-repeat protein At3g23880 isoform X1 codes for METKSFDAVLHRPQVNATFRLGAESYSVEAANGSSLSEQLVNMKEHSMSVLKDFITKHNVPQDVSGELLEDLVMTPYHNTVSFQPLVEETTISVHKPPPEICIPFDLVKEILCRLPVKFLLQFRCVCKSWNFLISNDPKFAKKHLHMMSTTKHHYLLTTTWIIAKELEVMSYPFDSLQLDSIFTSNPTQLDYSPIIPTSNDGLVASCDGLLCFAINQRLAVLYNPCIRKIKKLPFIDLPRVQGSTVYAFGYDPFIDNYKVVAVFWYGSYHRAYKTQVEVHTLAPTLGEGLRTSLLMFVWNDMEYS; via the coding sequence ATGGAAACAAAGTCATTTGATGCAGTGCTTCATAGACCTCAGGTGAATGCCACGTTTCGTCTTGGCGCAGAATCATATTCTGTTGAGGCAGCCAATGGTTCTTCATTATCAGAGCAACTAGTTAACATGAAAGAACATAGCATGTCCGTATTGAAGGATTTCATAACAAAGCATAATGTTCCTCAAGATGTTTCGGGTGAGTTGTTAGAAGATTTAGTAATGACTCCATACCACAACACCGTTTCTTTTCAACCACTGGTGGAGGAAACAACTATCTCAGTTCACAAGCCGCCACCGGAAATCTGTATTCCGTTTGATCTCGTGAAAGAAATCTTGTGTAGACTCCCAGTGAAATTCCTCCTACAATTCCGTTGCGTCTGTAAGTCGTGGAATTTTCTAATCTCAAATGATCCCAAATTCGCCAAAAAACACCTTCACATGATGTCAACAACCAAACACCACTACCTCCTCACAACCACATGGATCATCGCAAAAGAGTTAGAGGTAATGTCTTATCCATTCGATTCTCTTCAACTCGACTCAATTTTCACCTCCAATCCCACACAACTCGATTACTCTCCCATTATTCCAACATCCAACGATGGCCTCGTTGCTTCTTGCGACGGTCTCCTTTGTTTCGCCATTAATCAACGTCTCGCTGTTCTCTATAACCCTTGcattagaaaaataaagaaattaccCTTTATTGATCTTCCACGAGTACAAGGTTCAACTGTATATGCTTTTGGATATGATCCTTTCATTGATAATTACAAGGTTGTTGCTGTTTTTTGGTATGGTTCTTATCACAGGGCTTACAAAACTCAAGTTGAAGTTCATACTTTGGCACCAACTCTTGGAGAAGGATTAAGGACTTCCCTTCTAATGTTCGTTTGGAACGACATGGAATATTCGTAA